The proteins below are encoded in one region of Bacteroides uniformis:
- the phnX gene encoding phosphonoacetaldehyde hydrolase, producing the protein MKRIECIIMDWAGTAVDYGCFAPVAAFVESFRAIGVPVTAAETRAHMGLTKVEEIRALFNIERVRAEFERKFGRPAGEEDVQARYAEFQRVLFASLEDYTDPIPGVVETISALRAQGIRIGSTTGYTRSMMDVVLPAATAKGYAVDNCVTPDGLPAGRPAPYMIYKNMADFAIPSVDCVLKYGDTIADIKEGINAKAWTVGVVLGSNELGLTQEEVSSLPADELEARKADVRRRMLAAGAHYVVDTIAELPAVIAEINRKLEIL; encoded by the coding sequence ATGAAAAGAATTGAATGTATCATTATGGACTGGGCAGGAACTGCCGTCGATTACGGTTGTTTTGCTCCCGTCGCCGCCTTTGTCGAGAGCTTTCGGGCCATCGGCGTTCCCGTCACTGCTGCCGAAACACGTGCGCACATGGGGCTGACCAAAGTAGAAGAAATCCGTGCACTGTTCAATATAGAGCGTGTCCGTGCGGAATTTGAACGGAAATTCGGCCGTCCCGCCGGTGAGGAAGACGTGCAGGCACGTTATGCCGAATTCCAACGGGTGTTGTTTGCCTCGCTCGAAGATTATACCGACCCTATTCCCGGTGTGGTGGAAACGATTTCCGCACTGCGTGCGCAAGGTATCCGCATTGGCTCCACCACCGGCTATACCCGCTCTATGATGGATGTTGTGCTGCCTGCCGCCACAGCCAAAGGCTATGCGGTAGATAATTGCGTCACTCCCGACGGGTTGCCTGCAGGCCGTCCTGCTCCCTACATGATATATAAGAATATGGCAGACTTCGCCATCCCCTCCGTAGATTGTGTGTTGAAGTATGGCGACACCATCGCCGACATCAAGGAGGGTATCAATGCCAAAGCATGGACCGTCGGCGTAGTCCTCGGCAGTAACGAACTGGGACTGACACAAGAGGAAGTCTCCTCCTTGCCTGCCGATGAGCTCGAAGCCCGTAAGGCCGATGTCCGCCGCCGCATGCTTGCCGCCGGTGCCCACTATGTGGTCGATACCATTGCCGAGCTCCCCGCAGTCATCGCCGAGATAAACCGTAAACTTGAGATTCTGTAA